The Girardinichthys multiradiatus isolate DD_20200921_A chromosome Y, DD_fGirMul_XY1, whole genome shotgun sequence genome has a window encoding:
- the LOC124863800 gene encoding galectin-1-like isoform X1, which translates to MIKTRKRHTAYKDCLLAYVTGPSMSMELELKNVNLRPGDKLKVKGEILHDAERFQIDLGLSSDDLALHFNPRFHDDADGMVLVCNSKTAGCWGDEKREIHNPLQRGSDVKIVLKLSGDVFEVELPDGQEIQFPNRADTDVVTYIRVAGDFKLTSFKIF; encoded by the exons ATGATAAAAACAAG GAAGAGACACACGGCGTACAAGGACTGTCTTTTGGCTTATGTCACAGGACCCAGTATGAGTATG GAACTTGAACTGAAGAATGTGAACTTGAGACCTGGAGAcaaactgaaagtaaagggggaAATTTTGCATGATGCTGAGAG GTTCCAGATTGACCTGGGTTTGAGCTCAGATGACCTGGCATTGCACTTTAACCCCCGTTTCCACGATGATGCAGATGGAATGGTCCTAGTGTGCAACTCAAAGACAGCAGGTTGCTGGGGCGATGAAAAGAGGGAAATACACAACCCTCTGCAGAGGGGCAGTGATGTGAAG ATCGTGTTGAAACTCTCTGGAGATGTGTTTGAGGTGGAACTTCCTGATGGACAGGAAATCCAGTTTCCTAATCGTGCAGATACGGATGTCGTCACCTATATCCGAGTGGCGGGGGATTTCAAACTTACAAGCTTCAAGATCTTCTGA
- the LOC124863800 gene encoding galectin-1-like isoform X2, which produces MSMELELKNVNLRPGDKLKVKGEILHDAERFQIDLGLSSDDLALHFNPRFHDDADGMVLVCNSKTAGCWGDEKREIHNPLQRGSDVKIVLKLSGDVFEVELPDGQEIQFPNRADTDVVTYIRVAGDFKLTSFKIF; this is translated from the exons ATGAGTATG GAACTTGAACTGAAGAATGTGAACTTGAGACCTGGAGAcaaactgaaagtaaagggggaAATTTTGCATGATGCTGAGAG GTTCCAGATTGACCTGGGTTTGAGCTCAGATGACCTGGCATTGCACTTTAACCCCCGTTTCCACGATGATGCAGATGGAATGGTCCTAGTGTGCAACTCAAAGACAGCAGGTTGCTGGGGCGATGAAAAGAGGGAAATACACAACCCTCTGCAGAGGGGCAGTGATGTGAAG ATCGTGTTGAAACTCTCTGGAGATGTGTTTGAGGTGGAACTTCCTGATGGACAGGAAATCCAGTTTCCTAATCGTGCAGATACGGATGTCGTCACCTATATCCGAGTGGCGGGGGATTTCAAACTTACAAGCTTCAAGATCTTCTGA